In Pseudoxanthomonas sp. SE1, the genomic stretch GCGACTGCTGCAGCGTTCTCCAACCCGCCAAGAACGGGAATGCCCTGCAGCTTTGATCCATGCAGTCGCGACGCGTCGTCAAGGAACGCGACCGGCTGGTATACGCCAGTCCGCCGAAGTTCCCTGACCAGGGCTTCCCCTGCCCGCCCAGCGCCCAGGATCAGGACCCGCGATGCGCTCTCGTTGCTGCGGTTGACCTGACTGTCCTTCCAGGCCCGATAAGCGAGCCGAGGCAAACCAAGGAAGCCAACCAGAGCGAACGGATAAAAGCCCAGTACCGCACGCGGCGTGGAGCCGAATCGGTTGTAGAAGAACAGTCCCAGCACGACGCCAAGGAAGCCCAAGGCGCACGCCTTCACGATATTCCAGAGATCCGGAAGACTGGCGAAGCGCCAGAGGCCGCGGTACAGCCCCATCCACCAGAACACGGCGCCCTGTGCCAGAAGCACGATGGCGATCTCGTTAGACCATAAGGGAAACGCCGGTGCATGGGCCAGCATCGCATAGCGAAGGCGATGCAGTACCTGCCAGCAGAGCCATACCATCGTCAGATCGTGGGCCGCCACGAGAAGGCGTGGCATAAACCCGCTAAATCGATCCCGCCATGATTCCATCAGATCCGTCTCCAGGTGCTACCCGCCACGCCATCCTCGGCGCACTAAAACCCACAGCGCCCCGCCACACCCATAGACTGCGATGACCGCGCCTAAAGTAGTTGCTACCCTCGCTTGGGGTACCCCATAGATTAACAATAAGGTAACGCCGCAGAACACCATGTAAATCACGGTTATTGCAGCGTGCCCGAATCGACGCGCCCCCATCTGATAAAGATGGCCCACATGAGGTGTCCACCAGCGTTCGCCACGGAGCATGCGCCCCAGCAACGTGAAGCCTGCGTCGACGAGAAATGCACATAGCGGCAACAGCAACAGGGGGGCGCTCGCCGCTGGCAGTGCAAGGTAGGCGGCGGTGGCAAGCCCGGCCAACGCGTAGCCCAAGGCACCACTGCCCACATCTCCCAGGAAGATCCGGGCCTTGGGGAAGTTGAAGGGTAGGAAGCCGAGACATGCCGCGAGCAACGCCAAGGCAAGCCAGTGCCACCCACCCACCAACAGACCGGCATAGGCCAGCGCCGCCAATGCAGCCTGACTGGTCGCCAGCCCGTTGATGCCATCCATGAAGTTCCAGACGTTGACCAGCACCATCGCCGTACCGAAGGCCAGGACAGCCGGTAGCAGTTGGCCACTTTGCCCCGCGGCTCCGGCGGCCAAGGTGAGTGCCGCCACGGCCTGGACCACGAGCCGCAACCAGGGCGACAACGGCCGATGGTCGTCCCACCACCCTACTCCGGCCACGATCAACAGCCCCGGCAGGAATGCCCACCACAACAGGTCCATCGCCCCTGGACCCAATGCCAGATAAAGGCCGGCCGCGACCAGGAGTGCGACGATCGCGATGCCGCCACCGCGTGGCGTGGCGACGTCATGGCTGCGCCGTTCACCGGGCTGATCGAGAAGGTCGCCGCGCAACGCGTATCGGCGCGCCAGCCAAGTCCCCACGGCGGTGCCTGCCGTCAGCAGCAACAGCCAGACAGGCATACTCGGCATCAGACCACCGCGTAGTTCAACAACGGCTTGATCGTGCCCCACTCCTTGCAGCTCGGGCATTGCCAATGGTGTGTCCGGGCGCCGAAGCCGCAACGCGTGCACCGATAGCTGGGATTCCGCACCAGCAGCTGATCGGTGATGTGCTTGAGATCATGCAGCGTGGCAGATGGGTCTGCCCCCTCGGCCAGCGTCAGGTCGATCAGTGCCGCCTCGCCACGCACCGATGGCCGATCCTTGAGCTGACGTGCCAGGTAGGCCCTTGCAGCAGCGACCCCATCCTGCCGTTCGACCAGGCGCGTCAACGCCAGCACCGGTGCGATCCCGCGGTAGTGCTCGCACATCTCCGACAGGAAGGCCCGGGCGCCGGACAGATCACCCACCTGGTCGTAGCCTGCGAGGAGGCTGGGCAAGACCTCGGGAAGGTAGTCGGGGTCATGCCGGGCCGCGCGTTCGAACGCACGAATCGCAGCTTCGGAATTGCCGGCATCAGACTCGATGCGACCTTCGATGATGCCGGCACGTACGCTGCCCGCGTCGGCCTGGTAGGCACGCGCCACTGCTGCGCGCGCGGCATCGACGCTGTTCGCTGTCCGGTGCCGTTCGGCCAGTTCGCATTCGAACTGGGCGATCAGCTTGCCCATCGGTTCAGCCGTGACCTCTTCATAGCGTCGCGCGTTGTCGATCGCTTTCTCCCAGTCGCGCTCGGCCTGGTAGATGCCGATGAGGTGCTTGAGCGCCTGCGGAGCACGTTGATCGATGCGCGCCAGATCGGTGAACACGGTCTCCGCGCGATCCAGCAGTCCGGAACGCATGTAGTCCTCGCCAAGCGCCAGCAAGGCTTGTACGCGCTGCGCATCACTCAGGTCGGCCCGTTGCACGAGCCCCTGGTGCAGACGGATGGCGCGATCCACCTCGCCACGACGGCGGAACAGGTGGCCCAGGGCGACCTGCGTTTCGAAGGTTTCCTTGTCGAGTTCCGCGATATGGAGGAACAGCTCGATCGCCTTGTCCGGCTGCTCATTGAGCAGATAGTTCAGGCCACGGAAATAGGTGCTCGACAGCCGGCTGACCTGCGTGTCGCCGTGACGTTGGCCGCCACGACGACCGATGATCCACCCGCTCAATGCCGCCAGCGGCAGGAACAGGAAAAACCAGAACCACTCGGTGAGGAAGGCCATGGGTCAGACGCCACCATCGAAGGTCGAGGAGCCTCCGTTGGATGACGGGGCCTGCGCGCGATTCGCCTTGCGCAGTTTCGCGTAGAGCGGCCACACCAGCGTGGCCACCACGATCAGGCCGCCGATCACCACACCCAGCAACAGGGACAGCATGATGCCGACGCCGGACGAGGTCTGGAACTCGGTGAAGAGCAGCTTCAGCGTTATCGGCTGCGTGTTCAACACGCCGATGATGAGTCCGTAGGCCAGGAACAGCAGTGCAACGACCAGGCGGAACATGTTCATCGGGCGACTCCTTGCAGGACGGCGCCTAGCTTAACGGAGTCGGCACGGAACGACACGCGCCCGACGAGAGGCTACTCCCCGGCCTCTTCGATGGGCGTCACGTCGCTGACGCGTTCGCGCAGCTCCTTGCCCGGCTTGAAGTGGGGAACGTGCTTGGCCGGCAACGCGACCGAATCGCCGGTCTTCGGATTGCGGCCCATCCTGGGCGGACGGTAATGCAGCGAAAAACTGCCGAATCCGCGGATCTCGATACGGTCACCCTGCGCGAGGGCGCCGCCCATCATCTCCAGCAATGCCTTGACGGCCAGGTCCACGTCCTCGGCCTTGAGGTGCGGCTG encodes the following:
- a CDS encoding lipopolysaccharide biosynthesis protein, whose product is MPSMPVWLLLLTAGTAVGTWLARRYALRGDLLDQPGERRSHDVATPRGGGIAIVALLVAAGLYLALGPGAMDLLWWAFLPGLLIVAGVGWWDDHRPLSPWLRLVVQAVAALTLAAGAAGQSGQLLPAVLAFGTAMVLVNVWNFMDGINGLATSQAALAALAYAGLLVGGWHWLALALLAACLGFLPFNFPKARIFLGDVGSGALGYALAGLATAAYLALPAASAPLLLLPLCAFLVDAGFTLLGRMLRGERWWTPHVGHLYQMGARRFGHAAITVIYMVFCGVTLLLIYGVPQARVATTLGAVIAVYGCGGALWVLVRRGWRGG
- the lapB gene encoding lipopolysaccharide assembly protein LapB; its protein translation is MAFLTEWFWFFLFLPLAALSGWIIGRRGGQRHGDTQVSRLSSTYFRGLNYLLNEQPDKAIELFLHIAELDKETFETQVALGHLFRRRGEVDRAIRLHQGLVQRADLSDAQRVQALLALGEDYMRSGLLDRAETVFTDLARIDQRAPQALKHLIGIYQAERDWEKAIDNARRYEEVTAEPMGKLIAQFECELAERHRTANSVDAARAAVARAYQADAGSVRAGIIEGRIESDAGNSEAAIRAFERAARHDPDYLPEVLPSLLAGYDQVGDLSGARAFLSEMCEHYRGIAPVLALTRLVERQDGVAAARAYLARQLKDRPSVRGEAALIDLTLAEGADPSATLHDLKHITDQLLVRNPSYRCTRCGFGARTHHWQCPSCKEWGTIKPLLNYAVV
- a CDS encoding LapA family protein, coding for MNMFRLVVALLFLAYGLIIGVLNTQPITLKLLFTEFQTSSGVGIMLSLLLGVVIGGLIVVATLVWPLYAKLRKANRAQAPSSNGGSSTFDGGV
- a CDS encoding integration host factor subunit beta, which encodes MTKSELIEILSRRQPHLKAEDVDLAVKALLEMMGGALAQGDRIEIRGFGSFSLHYRPPRMGRNPKTGDSVALPAKHVPHFKPGKELRERVSDVTPIEEAGE